The nucleotide sequence GATTCAGTTGGATTAAGCTTTATTGGTAGTCCTATAGGAATATCTATTGCCATGGCTTTTGTAAGCATTCCTTTTTTAATCAATTCAGCCAGAGATGGCTTTGCAGCAGTGCCTGAGCGACTAGAAAAAGCAGCCTTAAATTTAGGTGCCTCCCCTAGCCGAGTGTTTTTCACTATTTCCTTACCATTAGCCTGGAGAAACATTATTTCCGGTATGATTATGATGTTTGCCCGTGGAATGAGTGAGTTCGGAGCGGTAGTCATTATAGCCTACTATCCTATGATTACGCCCATTCTAATTTGGGAGCGATTTGGAGCATTTGGATTAAAATATGCACAGCCTGTTGCCATTATTTTTATCGCAGTTACCCTTATCATATTTATTGGATTACGCTTACTAACCAAGGAAAACATACAAAAAAACTAAATTGCTAGAACTCAAAAACATATCGAAAAAGCTGGGTGAGTTCAACTTAAAAGATATTTCTTTTACAGTTTCTGAAGACGATTATTTTGTATTGTTAGGCGAATCTGGAGCAGGAAAATCAATCCTCCTAGAAATCATTGCAGGATTGATTAATGCAGATGATGGACAGCTTATTAAAAACAACATAGATATCAGCAACCATAAAATTCAACATCGAAAAATTGGTTTGTTATTTCAGGATTACGCTTTATTTCCACATTTATCTGTATTTGAAAACATCGCTTATCCTTTAAAAAACAAAGGTTTATCCTCATCTGAAAAAAAAGCTGTTATTCAGGATTTAGCGCAAGAAATGAATATAGTTGACTTGCTAAAACGCAAGCCCTCAACCTTATCCGGAGGCGAACAACAGCGTGTGGCATTAGCCAGAATTCTTGCCTTAAAACCAGAAATTCTGCTATTGGATGAGCCTCTTTCTTCATTAGATGTGCAATTAAAAATTGAATTGCGTTCTCTTTTGCGCAAACTAAATCAAAAGGGATTAAGCATTATTCACATTACCCATGATTTTGAAGAAACCTTTACACTGGCAAAACATGTTGGCATTATTCAGGATGGAAGAATGATACAAAGTGGTACGGTTGAAGAAGTATTTAAAAATCCAAAATCGAGGTTTGTTGCTAATTTGCGCGGGGTAAAAAACTTCTATCCAGCTACTTTAAAAAGTCAACAAGGACAGGAAACAAGAATTGCAATTATTAACCCCGATTTGAGTTTTCTATTACTGAGTGGTATGGAAAATGGAAACGGACACGCCATGATTCGTGATAGAGACATTACTCTTTCCGATCAAAAACTAGAGTCATCGGCATCTAATAATTTTGAAGCCAAAATCACTGAAATAATTCCTTCTCGTTTTGGTGTTGAAGTTTGTTGTGATATTGGTGTACGTCTTTCTGTATCAGTTTCTAAAGAATCCTATCAAAAGCTTAACTTAGTTGAAGAACAAAAAATATGGGTTTCATTCAAAGCATCTGCTGTTAAATTTTATAAAAGTTAATTATGCTGCATTATCCAAATTTATTACTAGTCGGAGGCAGCAATCGAAATGTAGGCAAAACAACGCTTATTCTTAATTTGATAAAAAAATACAAAGCTCAATTCTCCATCATTGGATTAAAAGTAAGTTCTATTCAGCCCGGTGAAGATCAGTTTCATGGTACTCATCTTAATCTCGAATCCAATTATGAAGTGTATGAAGAAACCAATAAAGATGGACAAAAGGATACGTCCAAAATGCTGATTGCTGGTGCAGCAAAGGTATATTATATTCGAGCTGCAGATGAACTTATTCCTCAGGCATTCAATTCTCTCCAATCAAAAATT is from Bacteroidota bacterium and encodes:
- a CDS encoding ABC transporter permease, with amino-acid sequence MRKQISIRNLVFAFLGGLVLLFIVGPLAGLFLSTSPGIIRDTLVEKEVYQSIWLTIFTAMGATLFFAIAAIPFSYLLARKNFPLKKLVLGIIDLPIVIPHTAAGIAILGVISRESILGQMADSVGLSFIGSPIGISIAMAFVSIPFLINSARDGFAAVPERLEKAALNLGASPSRVFFTISLPLAWRNIISGMIMMFARGMSEFGAVVIIAYYPMITPILIWERFGAFGLKYAQPVAIIFIAVTLIIFIGLRLLTKENIQKN
- a CDS encoding ABC transporter ATP-binding protein, with the translated sequence MLELKNISKKLGEFNLKDISFTVSEDDYFVLLGESGAGKSILLEIIAGLINADDGQLIKNNIDISNHKIQHRKIGLLFQDYALFPHLSVFENIAYPLKNKGLSSSEKKAVIQDLAQEMNIVDLLKRKPSTLSGGEQQRVALARILALKPEILLLDEPLSSLDVQLKIELRSLLRKLNQKGLSIIHITHDFEETFTLAKHVGIIQDGRMIQSGTVEEVFKNPKSRFVANLRGVKNFYPATLKSQQGQETRIAIINPDLSFLLLSGMENGNGHAMIRDRDITLSDQKLESSASNNFEAKITEIIPSRFGVEVCCDIGVRLSVSVSKESYQKLNLVEEQKIWVSFKASAVKFYKS